Genomic DNA from Actinomycetota bacterium:
AGGCCCAGCAGCGCCCCGAGGTAGCCCGACGAACGGGGACGATCCGGTGGTCGTCACCGCCCGCCAGCTCACGGCGCTGGCCGAGGCCAGCCTCACTGCGGCCCTGGCCGCCGTGGGGCCGGCCGTCCCCTTCGCGGTGATAGCCATGGGCCGCTTCGGTGGCGCCGAGCTGTCCTACGCCAGCGACCTCGACGTGCTGTTCGTCTACGAGGGGTCGACACCCGAGGAGTTCGCGGTGGCCGAACGGGCGGCCGAGTCGCTCCTGCGGTTCGTCTCCGGGCCCACGCCCGCCACCCAGGTCTACCCCCTCGACCTCGGCCTGCGTCCCGAAGGCAAGGACGGCCCGCTGGCCCGCAGCCTGGCCGGCTACCACCAGTACTACGAGCGCTGGGCGCAGACCTGGGAACTGCAGGCGCTCACCCGCGCCCGGTTCGTAGCCGGGGACGCCGACCTCGGCCGCCGGTTCCTCGACCTGGTCGAGCCCTACGTATGGCGCGACCCGTTCCCCGAGGCCGACGTGCGCGAGATCCGGAGGATGAAGGCCCGGGTCGAGCGTGAACGGATCCCCCCGGGCGAGGACCCCCAGTTCCACCTCAAGCTGGGCCGGGGTTCACTGTCGGACATCGAGTGGACGGCCCAGCTCCTCCAACTCCGCCACCGCACCCAGGCCACGGGGACGATGGCCGCCCTCGACCGCCTGCGAGACGTCGGCGTGCTGGCCGCCGACGACCACGAGGTGCTGGCTGACGCCTACCGCTTCTGCGAGCGGGCCCGCAACCGCTGGTTCCTCGTCAAGGGATCACCCGACGACTCCCTCCCCCGCCGGCCCGAGCAGATGGCCCGCCTGGCCCGCTCCCTCGACACCACGCCCCACGACCTCCGCGAGAACTACCGCCGCGTCACCCGCCGGGCCCGCCACGTCGTCGAGCGCCTCTTCTACGGCAAGGACGAGTAAGGACGAGTAGGCGCTTGCCTTTCCGATCGACAAGTCTGTTGTCGATGCAAGCGCCGCCCGACCGAGCGAGCGCCAGCGAGCCGGGCGGGGATAGGGGAGCACGGCGCAGCCGTGCGCCGGGGGCGCAGCCCCCGAGGCGGCTAAGGCACAACCTCAAGTACACTTGAGGATATGGAGGAGGAGCTGGCGATCGGGGCCGTGGCCGAACGAGCGGGGATGGCGGTCTCCGCTCTTCGCTTCTACGAGGACCGGGGCCTGATCCGCTCGAACCGATCGGCCGGGGGCAAGCGCCACTACCCCCGCCATGTGCTGCGCCGGCTGGCCTTCATCCAAGCCGCGCAGCGGGTTGGGCTCAGCCTGGACGAGATCGGGCGGGCGCTGGCCACCCTGCCCGCCGACCACGGGCCGACGGCCGCCGAGTGGAACCGCCTGTCGGCCTCGTGGCGCCCGCTCGTCGACGAGCGCATCCGCCTCCTGGAGGCCCTGCGGGACGACCTCGACGGCTGCATCGGCTGCGGCTGCCTGTCGCTGGAGTCGTGCCGGCTGCGCAACCCAGGCGACGCCGCCGCCAGCCAAGGCCCTGGTCCCCGCTACCTGCTGGGGGACTGACCGGCCGGGCGAGCGTTGGGGGGCTGGCATACGCTCGGACGACCGTCCTGGCCTGTCGACCTCGCCTACGACGAAGGCCGCGACCTGCTCTATGTCGCCAGCGCGGGTGGGGGCGGCGAGGGGTCCCCGCCGAGCCTCTACTTCCAGGCCGACGGCGTCTAGGAGCCCCGTAGCGGCAATCCACGGCACCGTGGCCGCCCGGGATGGAGGCCGACAGTCCGACACGACCTTGGCCTACGGTGGGGGTCATGGAGACGACAACCGACCGTCGAACACCTGCCCCCAACGGGGGTGGGCTCTCCATCGAGGTGGCCCATCTCACCAAGCGCTACGGCGATCGGGCCGTCGTCGCCGACCTGTCGTTCGTCGCCAGGCCCGGGCGCGTGACCGGGTTCCTCGGGCCCAACGGCTCGGGCAAGTCGACGACGATGAAGGTCATGGTCGACCTCGCGGCGGCCGACGGCGGCGAAGTGACGATCGGTGGCCATCGCTACCGCGATCTCCCGGTCCCGTCGGCCACGGTCGGCGCCCTCCTCGAGTCGAACGCGTTCCATCCCGGGCGCACCGGCCGCAACCACCTGCGGGTACTGGCCGACGCGGACGGCATCGGCCACGACCGGGTCGACGAGGTCCTCGAGCTCGTCGAGCTCCAGGACGCGGCTGACCGGCGGGTGGGCGCCTACTCCCTGGGGATGCGGCAACGCCTCGGGTTCGCCGGCGCGCTGCTCGGTGACCCTCCTGTGCTCGTCCTCGACGAGCCCGCGAACGGTCTCGACCCCATGGGCATCCACCAGATGCGGGACCTGCTGCGGGCTCGAGCCTCGGCCGGGCACACGGTGCTCGTCTCCAGCCACCTCCTCGCGGAGGTCGAGTTGCTGGCCGACGACGTCGTGGTCGTCAACCGTGGGCGGCTCGTGACCAGCGGGCCGCTCAGCGAGCTGCAGGAAGCCGCCATCCGGGCCCGGTGCTCCCAGCCCGAACGGCTCCACAGCCTGCTCGAGGACACCGGTGCCATCGTCGAACGTGTGGGCGACGCCCTCGTCGTGCGGGGAATGGCGATGGAGGATGTCGGCCGGCGAGCCTTCGACGCCGGGATCGTCATCCACGAGCTGGCGTCCCACGCCGGTTCGCTCGAAGAGCGCTTCCTCCAGTGGA
This window encodes:
- the soxR gene encoding redox-sensitive transcriptional activator SoxR is translated as MEEELAIGAVAERAGMAVSALRFYEDRGLIRSNRSAGGKRHYPRHVLRRLAFIQAAQRVGLSLDEIGRALATLPADHGPTAAEWNRLSASWRPLVDERIRLLEALRDDLDGCIGCGCLSLESCRLRNPGDAAASQGPGPRYLLGD
- a CDS encoding ATP-binding cassette domain-containing protein gives rise to the protein METTTDRRTPAPNGGGLSIEVAHLTKRYGDRAVVADLSFVARPGRVTGFLGPNGSGKSTTMKVMVDLAAADGGEVTIGGHRYRDLPVPSATVGALLESNAFHPGRTGRNHLRVLADADGIGHDRVDEVLELVELQDAADRRVGAYSLGMRQRLGFAGALLGDPPVLVLDEPANGLDPMGIHQMRDLLRARASAGHTVLVSSHLLAEVELLADDVVVVNRGRLVTSGPLSELQEAAIRARCSQPERLHSLLEDTGAIVERVGDALVVRGMAMEDVGRRAFDAGIVIHELASHAGSLEERFLQWTSAPEGPVGT